TCATCCTCAATGAGGCAGACTTCCCTGATTTTTTTCATAAGGCAGTATTATAATAAAAGTTGTTCCCTTGTTAAGTTCGCTTTCTACGGTAATTTCACCACCAAGTGCTTCAACCTGATTCTTAGTTATAAAAAGTCCCATACCTTTGGAGCCACGATCGTTGTGGAATTTTTTATACATGCCGAATAGCTTGTGTTTGTGCCGGTCCATATCGATACCCAGACCGTTATCTTCCACATAAATATACATATGCTTCGCTTTTTTCATAGCGCTAACTTTAACAAAAGTTTTATCACTGCTGGATCTGAACTTTATGCCGTTTGTTAGCAGGTTGAGCAGAATCGTAAATAGATAGGGAGGGACGGTTTTTATGATCGTTTCTTTTTCAACTTCATTAATAAGTCTGACCTTGCTTCTTTCAGCTATTTGGTTTACGCTACCAAAGGCTTTGTTCACAAACTCACGCAGCTCAATGATTTCCGGATTGAGTTCCTGAATTTGCCGCATGTCGAGTACTTTGTTCAGATGGGTGATGGTTTCATCTAAATTTTCTGCAGATTCTTTCAGCATTTGCAGGTATTGAAGCTTGTAAAGCTCGGGTTCCTCCATTTCCAGCATCATAAAAATGCCCAGAATATTGGCAGTGTGGATACGCAGGTTGTGGGAAACGATATGGGTAAAATCCCGCAGGCGTTTGCTTTGTTTTTCTTCAATATCAAGCAAGGATTTGATCTCATCCAGCTTGTCTTTGTAATCGGTTATGTTGCGGACTGTTGTAATGACGCGGTTGCTGCCAAAGGCCGTTGTCACTGCATTGTAGTAGCGGGGTTTGCCTTTAATATTTAATTCATATTCAAAACTCTGAAGCTTACCGCTTGACAATGCAAGCCTTGTGTGCAGCATTTGTTTTTCTGCAACTTCCTTTGGGAAGCTGTCATTTACATTAGCTCCGATGATACTTTCCGGAGGCATGTACAGGTCTGCGTCCTGAGGTGCTTTAAAGTCAAGGAAGGTACCTTCTTTATCAAGAACAAAAACGAGATCCGCTATGGTCTGCAGCAGTGAACGGTGGTAGAGTTCACTATCCCTGAGTTTATTTTCAGCTTCTCTGATTTCAGTTATGTCGATGTGTACGCCGAGTATAATGTTGGATGAGCTTCCTGTTGCAGAGGGCAGGTTCTGACCTCTTGACCATACCCAAACGCTGTGCCCGTCTTTATGAATCATGCGGAAGTAGCTCTCGTAGGTACCTATCATTCCGCCTTCAATGTAGTTTCTTGCTATTGTCCGGGCACTCTGGAGATCATCAGGATGTACCAGGCTTTCCCACAAGCTGAAGTTGAATTCGTCAGCTTTGAACTCTGTTCCGGTGTAACCCAGCATTTTAAAATACTCAGGGCTGCACCACAATTCATCGGTTTCAAAATTATATTCCCATGCCCCTGTGCGTGAGACCTGTATGATTGAACGGTAGCGGGCTTCACTGAGCCGCAGGTTTCTTTCTTTTTCCTTCAGTTCGGTTAGGTCAATGTCGATACAGTACAGCTCGGCTTCCCCCTGCATGTTGTAGATGAGTACGTGGTTAGAGTACACATAAACGGGCGTACCGTTTTTCTTTTGCATCCTAAGTTCAGCAGAGGGTATGGGTTCATTATTATCAATCCAGTTAGAGATATCCCGGAAAACCTGCTCGCGGCCTTCTGAGGGAATAATCAGCTCGTCCAGTTTATTACCCAAGGCTTCTGCCCGGGTATAGCCGTAGAGTTTTTCTGAAGCTTCATTCCAGTAAATAACTTCTCTGTCCCGATTATAACCCTGCACAGAAATGACCGGCATCTTCTCAAATATCTCCCTGAACCGCTTCTCGCTTTCCTTAAGTTTGGTCTCTATATGCTTGCGTGAGGTTACGTCAAGGTTTGTGCCTCGTACCCCTCTGAAGGTGCCGTCTTTATCAAATACAGGCTGGCAGACGTGCTCAATAAATCTGAGCGTACCGTTTTTGTGAAACAGCCTGAACTCACAGCGGTCAGGTTCAGGCATGTTCCAGGTTTTTGCGCGATGATTTTTGTAGTGCGCGCGGTCTTCCGGGTGAAGAATGTCAATCAGTAGTTCAGGATTTGCTGTGAATTCGGCAGCCGTGTAGCCCGTTACCCGTTCACAGGCCGGTGAGTTGTAAATCAGCTCGCCGGTAGGCAGTTCCCAGAATTCCCAGTGATAGGTGTTGTCGGCAACAATCCGGTACTTTTCTTCTGATTTTTGAAGGGCTTCATCCGCGCGCTTCCGTTCGGTAATGTTTTCCTTAACGGCAAGGTAGCTGGTGATTTCACCTTTGTCGTTTTTGATGGGCGAGATGGTCGCTGATTCCCAGTAAGATTCTCCGTTTTTTTTATGATTGAGGAGTTCGCCCTTCCAGGTTCTTCCGCTTGTAATGGTATCCCAAAGCTCCTTGTAGAACGACTGGGGCTGATTTCCGGATTTGAGAATTCTCGGGTTTTGTCCCAGTGCTTCCTCAAGGCTGTACCCGGTGAGCTCCGTGAAGGTAGGGTTAACATAGGTGATATTCCCGGCTACATCCGTAATCACAACGCTGGCCGGACTTTGCTCAACGGCCTGCGAAAGACGTACGAGCTCTTCTTCGGCTTTCTTTTTTTCGGTGATGTCTATTTCGATGCCATCCCATAAAATATCGCCATTGGGCTGCAATCGGGGGGATGATGAGGCATAAAACCACCGGATACCACCATTGGGGTGTTTGATACGGTATTCACACTGAAAAACGCTCATTTTGTTAATGGCCTCTTCTTCCATAGCCTTAAGCTTTGCTCCGTCTTCAGGCAGCATTTGGCCATAGAGGGTGTTGGCATCCGCTAAGACTTCTTTGGCAGAGAGTCCGTGCATCAGTTCAACACCCGCACTGATGTAGGTAAACCTGCGTGAGCTTGAATCAGGATTTGTAAGGATCTGATAAACCAGCCCGTCAGGCAGGTTGTCGCTAATATTGGTGAGTTGTTTTTGGGCGTCGGAGAGTAGTTTTTCAGCCTGGTACTGCTGGGTTATATCAATAGCCGTTGCTGCCATATATGCCGGTTTTCCCTCATCATCGTGTAACAGCACACCGCTCATGAGCATAGGGAAGGTAGAGCCGTCACGGTGTTTATGCCATACGAGGGTGGGTTCAAAGGTACCGTTTTGGGTCAGTTTGCTGATAAGTTCACTAACATGCTGCAGCTGTTCAGGCGTATGGCAAAGGGACATGTAGCCGCCCTCTAATTCATTTGCTGCGTATCCGTGTATATCTGCGAAAAAGCGGTTGGTGTAAATGAAGCGGCCGTTTAGGTCGGCAATAGCCTCACCGTACACGGCTTTATCAGCAATTTTTTTGAACCGCTCGAGCTCGTATTCGGCTACTTTCCGCTCATTTACGTCGTAGCTGAATCCGAACCAAACAATAGTACCGTCTTCCTTTTGTTCCGGCGTAGCGTTACCCTCAGTCCAGATAATTTTATTGTCAGGGGTTATAACCCGAAAAGTACACTGCCATCCGGATAAGGTTCTGGCTGATTCCGCAACACTGTCCCTGAAGTGGGCTGCATCGGCGGGGTGAATAGCCTTCAGAACCGCTTCGGCATCGCGCGCGGCCTCTTCATGCGTAACGCCGTAATATTCCATCAGACCCTCGCTGACAAAAGGAAATGTGTGTGTGCCGTCAGGGTTGAGCTGATAGATAAAAAGCACCCCGGGCAGATGTTTGCTGAATTCCTGCAGTTTGAGCGCTGCATCATCCCGTTCGGCTTCCAAAAGCTTGCGGTTGGTTATGTTGCTTGCAATACCGTCAATACGAATGGGCTTCCCGTTTTCATCCCGTATCAGGGTTGATTTGTCAAGAATCCAAATGACACTGCCATCCGGTCTTATCACCCGTGCTTCCCGGGATGAAAATCCCTTATCAAAAAGAGTTTCAAAACTCTCATCCAATGTATGTAAATCCTCGGGGTGAACCGTTTCGCGCCAAAGATCAGGGTTTTGGTAGAATGCTTCAATTGGGTACCCGTACAGCTGCTCGGCTTTTGGACTGAGAAAATGAATACGGTAATCCGGCAGCATTACCGACCAGACCACATCATCAAGGTTATTCAGAATACTGTTTAGACGCTCACTGTTTTCCTTTAGCGCCCTTTCCGCGTTTCGCTTTTCGGTTACATTTCTGCTAAAAAAAGAAACCCCCGTAATGATACCGTTTTCATATATGGGATTAGCCGAAAACTCAATGTGAATATATGTTCCATTGAGGGTGACCCTGTCTTCTTCTGTGAAACGCTCCCCGGCAAGACCGCGGTCGTAACGTGCTTTCCATGCGGACTGTAATTCAGGCGGCAGCGAGGAGAGTAAATTCGAATTACACTCCAGTTTTACACCGAAAGTCTTTTCAAATTCACGCTGAAATGTTGCGTTGATGTACTGTATCTCGTATTTGCGGTTGATGGACCAAATACTATCCAGCGTACTGTCAAGCACCGCATTGAGATGGGCTTCGGCTTGTTGCTGCCGCTGTTTCTGAATTTTTTGACGGCTTGCGTCCAGAAACAGGGTTATAAAAAAATCCGGTTCATCGGAATACGCATGAATCTGATACCATTTGCCGAGTGGCGTGCTAAATTGCTCGAAATGCTGCGCTTCTCCCCCTGTTGCAATATTGCCGTAAAAACCGATCCAATTAAAAGGGTCGTCTTTAATAGCGGGTATGACCTCTGTGACCCGATTATTCAGTACCTGCGCTTTGGTTAAACCGGTGATGCGTTCAAAAGTGTCATTAATCTCAGTAAAGATGTAATCACAAGGTGTGCCGCTCTCATTCAGGATAATCTGATGTTTTGCGTAGCCCATGATGGGGCTTTCTAAAAGAGCTTGCGGCAGGTCTGACATTAAGTAAATAACAACATGAAAATTCGCTGAACACTGCTGGGGGCCTGAGGGCAGTATTAATTTTTATATTGATTGTAACTTACATTTGTAAAACGAATATGTCAATGAGTAATGACGTGACCCTGTACTTTTTTCAGACACGAAAACCGGTTTCCAACCTGCCCGTCAGCAAAGTAAATGCGCCCTTGGGCTTAACAGGCTGACCAATTTCATCAGGGTAGCTGAAGTCGGCCGGGGTAAAGCTGAAGGTGCATTCTCTCGTTTCTCCGGCCTGAAGCGGCACTTTCTCAAAATGCCGTAGCTGTTTAACCGGTCTTGAAATACGCCCGAAAGCCTGTGATACAAACCAGAGCACCGTTTCACAGCCACTACGGTTGCCCGTATTGGTGACTTCAACCCTGGCGGTATAGCGTGTTTCCCCGTTAATGTTCTCCGCTTTAAGGCTGAGTCCGCTGTATGAAAACGCGCAGTAGCTCAACCCGGAACCGAAGGGAAACAAAGCTGTTGCTTTTGTGCCTTGCTGAATCTGATTGGCAACGTTAGGGTCAAAGAAGTAGATGTTGCTCTGTTTGTGATGATAGGGCAGGTGATGGTTCGGCCATTTGGGATAGGAAAAGGGCAGGCGTCCGGATGGGTTAACCGTACCGCTGAGTACCGTTGCTATGGCTTTAGCCCCTTCAAACCCGGGAAGACCGGCATGCAGTACAGCCGAAGTGCTTTCGATGGATTCCGTAATCAGGCGCGGACGTCCCTGAATAAGCACCAAAATAAGCGGCGTTTCGGCTCTCCCCAGCAACGCTATGGCATTGCGCTGAAAGGCGGGCAGCCGCATATCTGAAATATTGCCCACATACTCACAATAAGGCTCTTCGCCCCCGGCATAGATAAGGGCATCGAATGCGGACAGCTGTTTCAGGAAAGCTTTTTGTTTTGGGGATGAAGCCTGTTCAAGCCCGGCAAGCACATCATCCGAAAAGACCACAATTTCTGCATCGGGGAATTCCTTTTGGAGCGCGGTTTCTATGGTGTGCATCTTCTCAGGAAAGCGCTCTTCTTCGCCGCCCTGCCAGGCGATGGTCCAGCCGCCGCAAAGGTTGCGTTTGCTTTTTGCTGAAGGGCCAAACAGCGCGATTCGCTTTGGGGATTGCAGCGGCAGGGTGTCGTGCTCATTTTTGAGCAGGACGATGGACTCCTGTGCCGCCTTCAGCGCTTTGGCGCGGCTGTCTGCGCGCCCGATTCGTTCGAAGCGGTCGTTACGCGGAAACGGATTTTCGAACAGCCCCAAATCGAACTTGAGTTTCAGAATCCGCCGGACGGATTCGTCAATGCGGGCTTCGGTAATTCGTCCGCTCTCCACAAGTTCGTGCATGGATTTGTTGAAATCCAGGGTGAGGGGTGTCATGCACATATCTATACCCGCCATCACACTTTGATAGGTTGCTTCTGTGAAGTTTTCGGCGGTAAAGTGGAAATTCATCAGCTTGCGCACATCGTCCCAGTCGGTAACGACAACGCCATCGAAGCCCATTTCTTCGCGCAGCAGCCCGGTAATGATTTCATGGGAGGCATGAACGGGTACACCATTTACTTCGCCGCTGTTCAGCATGATGGTGCGTAAACCGGCATCAATCGCATGCTGAAAAGAAATCCGGTGAAATTCGTGAATTTGCTGCATCGGGATGAGCGCCGGCGTGCGGTCCCACCCGGAGCGGGGGTCG
This genomic stretch from Cyclonatronum proteinivorum harbors:
- a CDS encoding PAS domain S-box protein; protein product: MGYAKHQIILNESGTPCDYIFTEINDTFERITGLTKAQVLNNRVTEVIPAIKDDPFNWIGFYGNIATGGEAQHFEQFSTPLGKWYQIHAYSDEPDFFITLFLDASRQKIQKQRQQQAEAHLNAVLDSTLDSIWSINRKYEIQYINATFQREFEKTFGVKLECNSNLLSSLPPELQSAWKARYDRGLAGERFTEEDRVTLNGTYIHIEFSANPIYENGIITGVSFFSRNVTEKRNAERALKENSERLNSILNNLDDVVWSVMLPDYRIHFLSPKAEQLYGYPIEAFYQNPDLWRETVHPEDLHTLDESFETLFDKGFSSREARVIRPDGSVIWILDKSTLIRDENGKPIRIDGIASNITNRKLLEAERDDAALKLQEFSKHLPGVLFIYQLNPDGTHTFPFVSEGLMEYYGVTHEEAARDAEAVLKAIHPADAAHFRDSVAESARTLSGWQCTFRVITPDNKIIWTEGNATPEQKEDGTIVWFGFSYDVNERKVAEYELERFKKIADKAVYGEAIADLNGRFIYTNRFFADIHGYAANELEGGYMSLCHTPEQLQHVSELISKLTQNGTFEPTLVWHKHRDGSTFPMLMSGVLLHDDEGKPAYMAATAIDITQQYQAEKLLSDAQKQLTNISDNLPDGLVYQILTNPDSSSRRFTYISAGVELMHGLSAKEVLADANTLYGQMLPEDGAKLKAMEEEAINKMSVFQCEYRIKHPNGGIRWFYASSSPRLQPNGDILWDGIEIDITEKKKAEEELVRLSQAVEQSPASVVITDVAGNITYVNPTFTELTGYSLEEALGQNPRILKSGNQPQSFYKELWDTITSGRTWKGELLNHKKNGESYWESATISPIKNDKGEITSYLAVKENITERKRADEALQKSEEKYRIVADNTYHWEFWELPTGELIYNSPACERVTGYTAAEFTANPELLIDILHPEDRAHYKNHRAKTWNMPEPDRCEFRLFHKNGTLRFIEHVCQPVFDKDGTFRGVRGTNLDVTSRKHIETKLKESEKRFREIFEKMPVISVQGYNRDREVIYWNEASEKLYGYTRAEALGNKLDELIIPSEGREQVFRDISNWIDNNEPIPSAELRMQKKNGTPVYVYSNHVLIYNMQGEAELYCIDIDLTELKEKERNLRLSEARYRSIIQVSRTGAWEYNFETDELWCSPEYFKMLGYTGTEFKADEFNFSLWESLVHPDDLQSARTIARNYIEGGMIGTYESYFRMIHKDGHSVWVWSRGQNLPSATGSSSNIILGVHIDITEIREAENKLRDSELYHRSLLQTIADLVFVLDKEGTFLDFKAPQDADLYMPPESIIGANVNDSFPKEVAEKQMLHTRLALSSGKLQSFEYELNIKGKPRYYNAVTTAFGSNRVITTVRNITDYKDKLDEIKSLLDIEEKQSKRLRDFTHIVSHNLRIHTANILGIFMMLEMEEPELYKLQYLQMLKESAENLDETITHLNKVLDMRQIQELNPEIIELREFVNKAFGSVNQIAERSKVRLINEVEKETIIKTVPPYLFTILLNLLTNGIKFRSSSDKTFVKVSAMKKAKHMYIYVEDNGLGIDMDRHKHKLFGMYKKFHNDRGSKGMGLFITKNQVEALGGEITVESELNKGTTFIIILPYEKNQGSLPH
- a CDS encoding glycoside hydrolase family 3 protein produces the protein MLPYQNPALPAQARTEDLLKRMTLSEKIGQMTQLDVTLINTTGEQRDIVLNEKKARNLILNHHIGSFLNGEAVEADVWFGFMDRLTRIAAEESRLGIPIIYGIDHIHGATYLSGSTVFPQGINLGATFEPEHARNTGRITALECADIGHHWCFSPVLDLGLNPQWPRFYETYGEDPLLASKLGTAFVGGMQENDEIAPYKVSATGKHFLGYSDPRSGWDRTPALIPMQQIHEFHRISFQHAIDAGLRTIMLNSGEVNGVPVHASHEIITGLLREEMGFDGVVVTDWDDVRKLMNFHFTAENFTEATYQSVMAGIDMCMTPLTLDFNKSMHELVESGRITEARIDESVRRILKLKFDLGLFENPFPRNDRFERIGRADSRAKALKAAQESIVLLKNEHDTLPLQSPKRIALFGPSAKSKRNLCGGWTIAWQGGEEERFPEKMHTIETALQKEFPDAEIVVFSDDVLAGLEQASSPKQKAFLKQLSAFDALIYAGGEEPYCEYVGNISDMRLPAFQRNAIALLGRAETPLILVLIQGRPRLITESIESTSAVLHAGLPGFEGAKAIATVLSGTVNPSGRLPFSYPKWPNHHLPYHHKQSNIYFFDPNVANQIQQGTKATALFPFGSGLSYCAFSYSGLSLKAENINGETRYTARVEVTNTGNRSGCETVLWFVSQAFGRISRPVKQLRHFEKVPLQAGETRECTFSFTPADFSYPDEIGQPVKPKGAFTLLTGRLETGFRV